A portion of the Adhaeribacter radiodurans genome contains these proteins:
- a CDS encoding transporter substrate-binding domain-containing protein, with translation MRLLLLLLLMVLFTSACDNYPRDADKTLEKIKKGTLLVGYTENPPWVVKTKAEPTGLEAELIKKFAKTQDAKIVWVNDTEQDLFEQLEKRKLHLVIGGFTDKNTWKTKISFTRPYVKQQKEKHVMAVLKGENALIVALESFLHQQKSSLNALPASYEAN, from the coding sequence ATGCGTTTACTTCTCTTACTCCTGTTAATGGTTTTATTTACGTCGGCCTGCGATAACTATCCAAGGGATGCTGATAAAACTTTGGAAAAAATCAAGAAGGGTACTTTACTCGTTGGATACACCGAAAATCCGCCCTGGGTTGTAAAAACAAAGGCTGAACCAACTGGCTTGGAGGCAGAATTAATAAAAAAATTTGCTAAAACGCAGGATGCCAAAATTGTTTGGGTGAATGATACCGAGCAGGACTTATTTGAACAATTAGAAAAAAGAAAATTACACCTGGTAATTGGTGGATTTACCGATAAAAACACCTGGAAAACAAAAATCAGCTTTACCCGCCCTTATGTAAAACAACAAAAAGAAAAGCACGTAATGGCCGTGCTTAAAGGAGAAAATGCTTTAATCGTAGCTCTGGAATCTTTTTTACATCAGCAGAAATCATCTCTTAACGCTCTTCCTGCCTCGTATGAAGCCAATTGA
- a CDS encoding cupin domain-containing protein: protein MIKAYRIFTGPDGHTHVETGIVSEHHLNEAVAIRFKETPAPATYDWHPAPTTQYVLTLTGTLEFETYSGETFIVKPGEVLLAMDTTGSGHKWRLIGEQPWKRAYVLFKAEMEVNFTPDERI from the coding sequence ATGATAAAAGCTTATAGAATATTTACAGGCCCGGATGGCCATACGCACGTAGAAACCGGGATAGTATCAGAGCATCACTTAAACGAGGCAGTAGCCATTCGTTTTAAGGAAACACCTGCTCCGGCTACCTACGACTGGCATCCGGCTCCTACTACTCAATACGTACTTACTTTAACGGGTACCCTGGAGTTCGAAACCTATTCCGGCGAAACTTTTATTGTAAAGCCCGGTGAGGTTTTGCTTGCCATGGACACCACAGGTTCCGGCCATAAATGGCGGCTAATAGGGGAGCAGCCCTGGAAAAGAGCTTACGTACTATTTAAAGCAGAAATGGAAGTGAATTTTACTCCGGATGAAAGGATATAA